From the genome of Edaphobacter dinghuensis, one region includes:
- a CDS encoding DUF3565 domain-containing protein gives MQRAIVGFYQDEEGHWAARLECGHGQHVRHDPPWMVREWVLHEETRAERIGRMLECKKCDEELTPP, from the coding sequence ATGCAGCGTGCGATAGTCGGCTTCTATCAGGACGAAGAGGGGCACTGGGCCGCGAGGCTTGAGTGCGGGCATGGGCAGCATGTGCGCCACGATCCGCCTTGGATGGTTCGAGAGTGGGTGTTGCATGAGGAGACCCGGGCCGAGCGGATTGGGCGGATGCTGGAGTGCAAGAAGTGCGATGAGGAATTAACCCCTCCATAA
- the rimO gene encoding 30S ribosomal protein S12 methylthiotransferase RimO — translation MTPPTTLEELTWSAQGKPRPKIGFVSLGCPKNLVDSEVMMGMLHQAGGELTPQAEDAEILVVNTCSFIDSAKQESVNTILEMVQHKQANGGKAQRLIVAGCLVERYRDEIQKNIPEVDAVVGTGELEGILAAAGLTSTGHANDSPFQILTQAQIDRIPSAVHQHSRPESDGAQLVIEQSAESAPTKLGAPHLDSAMWAQSATPSRPEGDLREQQGRFSRTAWDGATAALPEYLYSDTTPRILTTPRASAYIKIAEGCDHPCGFCIIPQLRGKFRSRRMSSIITEAENLIAQGVREITLIGQDTTCYGEDLGIKDGLAQLLEALAALPGLRWLRFLYAYPNKVTTRLLETIARHDNIAKYLDVPLQHASPSVLKRMKRGGTPEVFLKLIEKARSIVPGIVLRTSFIVGFPGETEEDYKQLEAFITAAQIDWLGVFTYSDEEGAAAFELASELKVPKRTIESRRRKLMKLQQKISAKSKSKWIGREIDLLVEGPSEETDLLWEGRTPLHAPEIDGKVFINDFGPHEALVPGTFYRAEITESHDYDVVARILD, via the coding sequence GTGACTCCCCCCACCACTCTCGAAGAGCTGACCTGGTCAGCACAAGGTAAGCCCCGCCCCAAGATCGGTTTCGTCTCTCTCGGTTGCCCTAAAAACCTGGTCGACTCCGAAGTCATGATGGGCATGCTGCATCAGGCAGGCGGCGAGCTTACCCCTCAGGCTGAAGACGCCGAGATCCTTGTCGTCAACACCTGCAGCTTCATCGACTCCGCCAAGCAGGAGTCAGTCAACACCATCCTCGAGATGGTGCAGCACAAGCAGGCTAACGGCGGCAAAGCCCAGCGCCTCATCGTCGCCGGCTGCCTGGTAGAGCGTTACCGCGACGAGATCCAGAAAAATATTCCCGAAGTGGACGCAGTCGTGGGCACCGGCGAGCTCGAAGGCATCCTCGCCGCCGCCGGACTCACATCCACCGGCCACGCCAACGACTCGCCCTTTCAGATCCTCACGCAGGCACAGATCGACCGCATCCCCAGCGCCGTCCATCAGCACAGCCGCCCCGAGAGTGATGGCGCACAACTCGTCATCGAGCAGTCCGCAGAATCGGCTCCCACAAAACTGGGTGCCCCACATCTCGATTCTGCGATGTGGGCGCAGAGCGCCACCCCCTCCCGCCCCGAAGGCGACCTCCGCGAGCAGCAGGGCCGCTTCTCCCGCACCGCATGGGACGGAGCTACGGCCGCGCTTCCCGAGTACCTCTACAGCGACACCACTCCCAGAATCCTGACGACGCCTCGGGCGTCGGCATATATCAAGATCGCCGAAGGCTGCGACCATCCCTGCGGCTTCTGCATCATCCCGCAGCTTCGCGGCAAGTTCCGCTCGCGCCGCATGTCGTCCATCATCACCGAGGCCGAAAATCTCATCGCCCAGGGCGTCCGCGAGATCACCCTCATCGGTCAGGACACCACCTGCTACGGCGAAGACCTCGGCATCAAGGACGGCCTCGCCCAGCTCCTCGAAGCCCTTGCCGCGCTTCCCGGCCTGCGCTGGCTGCGCTTCCTCTACGCCTACCCCAACAAGGTCACTACGCGGCTGCTCGAGACCATAGCGCGCCACGACAACATCGCCAAGTACCTCGACGTCCCCCTCCAGCACGCCAGCCCCAGCGTCCTCAAGCGCATGAAGCGCGGCGGAACCCCCGAGGTCTTCCTCAAGCTCATCGAGAAGGCACGCAGCATCGTCCCCGGCATCGTCCTCCGCACCAGCTTCATCGTGGGCTTCCCCGGTGAGACCGAAGAAGACTACAAGCAGCTCGAAGCCTTCATCACCGCCGCCCAGATCGACTGGCTCGGCGTCTTCACCTACTCCGACGAAGAAGGCGCAGCCGCCTTCGAGCTGGCCTCCGAACTCAAAGTCCCCAAGCGCACCATCGAGTCGCGCCGCCGCAAGCTGATGAAGCTCCAGCAGAAGATCAGCGCCAAATCCAAATCGAAGTGGATCGGCCGCGAGATCGACCTGCTCGTCGAAGGCCCCAGCGAAGAGACCGACCTGCTCTGGGAAGGTCGCACCCCGCTGCACGCTCCCGAGATCGACGGCAAGGTCTTCATCAACGACTTCGGCCCCCACGAGGCCCTCGTGCCCGGTACCTTCTACCGCGCCGAGATCACCGAGTCCCACGACTACGACGTAGTAGCCCGCATCCTCGATTAA
- a CDS encoding heavy-metal-associated domain-containing protein, producing the protein MKIFALALITFFSAAAHAEYKQINMTVFGMDCAPCAHAIHVSMKGIKGVDTVNVDLNTGLVTISLTPGNSAGMHQFEEAVEKNGFTHKDATVVVRGKLTGTAGAPILEVEGTSDHYTLTPSAQPADIASLMGKLVEVNGLLPQAAKGKLPDTLHYKTITEAQ; encoded by the coding sequence ATGAAGATCTTCGCACTCGCATTAATTACGTTCTTCAGCGCCGCCGCGCACGCTGAATACAAGCAGATCAACATGACCGTCTTCGGCATGGACTGCGCCCCCTGCGCCCACGCCATCCATGTCTCCATGAAGGGAATCAAGGGCGTGGACACGGTAAATGTGGACCTCAACACCGGCCTGGTAACAATCTCCCTCACGCCCGGAAACTCTGCCGGAATGCACCAGTTCGAAGAAGCCGTCGAAAAGAACGGCTTCACCCATAAAGACGCGACTGTAGTCGTGCGCGGCAAACTTACCGGCACAGCAGGCGCGCCCATCCTCGAAGTAGAGGGCACCAGCGACCACTACACGCTCACGCCTTCTGCCCAACCGGCAGACATCGCCTCCCTGATGGGCAAGCTGGTAGAAGTCAACGGACTTCTGCCTCAGGCCGCAAAGGGCAAGCTGCCCGACACCCTCCACTACAAGACCATCACGGAGGCCCAATGA
- a CDS encoding YqaA family protein, with product MKAPAGTAAIAATGSTKPHLAFLLATAPHRHSSKFFHFLTSFGVFGIFLVSIVDSSFVPLPVPGVTDVMLIIFAAQKANWILLILLATAGSAIGGYLSYQVGHAGGMQFLEKHVPARIFKSVCEWMEKHAILAIALPAILPPPMPLSPFVLAAGALKMSKKKFITIFTLSRCARHALAVWLGIFYGRHVLHLWNRFSAKWAGTILIVLWTGILVSCAIAFWKLYKASKDVSTHSASLADGTNTTM from the coding sequence ATGAAGGCCCCTGCCGGCACCGCAGCCATCGCCGCAACCGGATCAACGAAGCCCCATCTCGCCTTCCTTCTGGCCACCGCACCGCATCGCCACTCGAGCAAGTTCTTCCACTTCCTTACCAGCTTCGGCGTCTTCGGCATCTTTCTGGTCTCTATCGTCGACTCATCGTTCGTGCCGCTCCCCGTACCGGGCGTCACCGACGTTATGCTGATCATCTTTGCAGCCCAAAAGGCCAACTGGATTCTGCTCATCCTTCTCGCCACCGCAGGCTCGGCGATCGGCGGATATCTGAGCTACCAGGTCGGCCACGCCGGAGGCATGCAGTTTCTCGAAAAACACGTACCGGCACGCATCTTCAAAAGCGTCTGCGAGTGGATGGAGAAGCACGCAATCCTGGCCATCGCGCTTCCCGCCATCTTGCCCCCGCCTATGCCGCTCTCGCCCTTTGTGCTGGCAGCAGGCGCATTAAAGATGTCGAAGAAGAAGTTCATCACCATCTTCACCCTAAGCCGCTGCGCACGCCACGCACTCGCCGTATGGCTCGGCATCTTTTACGGCAGGCATGTTCTTCATCTCTGGAACCGCTTCTCCGCCAAATGGGCAGGCACCATCCTCATCGTGCTCTGGACGGGAATCCTGGTGAGCTGCGCCATCGCTTTCTGGAAGCTTTACAAGGCTTCCAAAGACGTCAGCACTCACTCAGCCAGCCTTGCGGACGGCACTAACACCACAATGTGA
- a CDS encoding beta-ketoacyl-ACP synthase III, whose translation MNLSLTLRPHAQVRAKISSVGAYVPPRLLTNADLEKMVETNDQWIVERTGIRERHIVEKGVGTSDLAVEAAKRCLAARGIEASELEVIIVATVTPDMFFPATACLVQDKLGAKGAWGFDLSAACSGFPYALQVGAKLVESGMHKKVMVIGADVMSSIIDYTDRATCVIFGDGAGAVLLEPCAEGEVGLIDYWHEVDGSGAASLNMPGGGSLHPATVETVAAKMHFVHQDGQAVYKFAVRKMAEAAETVLTRNGVTGKDLSCFIPHQANKRIILSTAERLGMPEECVVINIDRYGNTTAGTIPIAMHTALEEGRLKKGDLVLLASVGAGFTVGATLLQWEM comes from the coding sequence ATGAATTTGAGTTTGACGTTGAGGCCGCATGCGCAGGTGAGAGCAAAGATCAGTTCGGTAGGAGCCTATGTTCCGCCACGGTTGTTGACCAATGCCGATCTCGAAAAGATGGTGGAGACGAACGACCAGTGGATTGTGGAGCGCACCGGCATTCGTGAGCGGCACATCGTGGAGAAGGGTGTAGGCACCAGCGATCTTGCGGTTGAGGCGGCCAAGCGCTGTCTGGCGGCTCGGGGCATCGAAGCCAGCGAGCTTGAGGTGATCATCGTCGCGACCGTGACTCCGGATATGTTTTTCCCGGCGACGGCGTGCCTGGTGCAGGACAAGCTGGGTGCGAAGGGTGCGTGGGGGTTCGACCTCTCCGCTGCGTGCTCGGGCTTTCCTTATGCTTTGCAGGTGGGCGCGAAGCTGGTGGAGAGCGGGATGCACAAGAAGGTGATGGTGATCGGTGCGGATGTGATGAGCTCGATCATCGACTACACGGACCGGGCGACCTGCGTGATCTTTGGTGACGGCGCGGGAGCGGTCCTATTGGAGCCCTGCGCTGAAGGGGAGGTCGGGCTGATCGACTACTGGCACGAGGTGGACGGCTCGGGTGCGGCGTCGTTGAATATGCCAGGAGGCGGAAGCCTGCATCCGGCGACGGTAGAGACGGTGGCGGCGAAGATGCACTTCGTGCATCAGGATGGTCAGGCTGTCTATAAGTTTGCTGTGCGCAAGATGGCGGAGGCTGCCGAGACGGTACTGACTCGGAATGGTGTCACCGGCAAGGATCTGAGCTGCTTTATTCCGCATCAGGCAAACAAGCGGATCATCCTCTCCACGGCGGAGCGTTTGGGAATGCCGGAAGAATGCGTGGTCATCAATATCGACCGCTATGGGAACACTACGGCAGGCACGATTCCTATTGCCATGCACACGGCGCTTGAAGAAGGACGCTTGAAGAAGGGCGATCTGGTGCTGCTGGCAAGTGTGGGTGCCGGGTTTACCGTGGGCGCGACTCTGTTGCAGTGGGAGATGTGA
- a CDS encoding pectinesterase family protein translates to MRLVLPILFALALSASAQDIHVRVDPSARPAQPGNENLSVFPTIQNAMDHHPFAGPAPGKDGRPARVYIEIAPGIYHERVIITQNHPNITLIGMGKSPEDVVITNSLNAKQAGGTFFTETVEINGSGFEADNITFENAAGNTGQAVAVADRSDRSIFKHCRFLGHQDTLFADYGRQYYVDSYIEGGVDFIFGNATAVFDHDELHSNGPGFLTAQSRTSADQTTGYVILNSKVTSGIDHTAQPISPSANFTGARSIASAQGAIGLGRPWRPYSRVIYINTNLPSDVRPAGWNNWGKTSNEQTAFYAESNSTGPGANPATRVPWSHQLTTAQTKQFLPAKFLSGKDHWNPEAEAKKLP, encoded by the coding sequence ATGCGACTTGTCCTACCAATTTTGTTTGCCCTCGCGCTCAGTGCCTCTGCTCAGGACATCCACGTCCGCGTTGATCCCTCAGCTCGGCCCGCCCAGCCCGGCAACGAAAACCTTTCTGTCTTCCCCACCATTCAGAATGCGATGGACCACCATCCCTTCGCCGGGCCCGCCCCCGGCAAGGATGGAAGACCAGCCCGTGTCTATATTGAGATCGCCCCCGGCATCTATCACGAGCGAGTCATCATCACCCAGAACCATCCCAACATCACCCTCATCGGCATGGGCAAGTCGCCCGAAGACGTCGTCATCACCAACTCCCTCAACGCCAAACAAGCCGGCGGCACCTTCTTCACCGAGACCGTCGAGATCAACGGCTCTGGCTTCGAAGCCGACAACATCACCTTCGAAAACGCCGCCGGCAACACTGGGCAGGCCGTCGCTGTAGCCGACCGCAGCGACCGCTCTATCTTTAAACACTGCCGCTTCCTCGGACATCAGGACACGCTCTTCGCCGACTACGGCCGCCAGTACTACGTCGACTCGTACATCGAAGGCGGCGTCGACTTCATCTTCGGCAACGCCACCGCCGTCTTCGACCACGACGAGTTGCACTCCAACGGCCCCGGCTTCCTCACCGCGCAATCCCGCACATCAGCCGACCAGACCACCGGCTACGTCATCCTCAACAGCAAGGTCACCAGCGGCATCGACCACACTGCCCAGCCCATCAGCCCCAGCGCCAACTTCACCGGAGCCCGCTCCATCGCCTCCGCTCAGGGCGCAATCGGCCTTGGCCGCCCCTGGCGCCCCTACTCCCGTGTCATCTATATCAATACCAACTTGCCCAGCGACGTCCGCCCCGCGGGCTGGAACAACTGGGGCAAGACCTCCAACGAGCAGACAGCCTTCTACGCCGAATCCAACAGCACCGGCCCCGGAGCCAATCCCGCCACCCGCGTTCCCTGGTCGCACCAACTCACAACAGCGCAGACAAAGCAATTTCTGCCCGCAAAGTTCCTAAGCGGCAAAGACCACTGGAACCCCGAGGCGGAAGCAAAAAAACTTCCCTGA
- a CDS encoding FUSC family protein — protein sequence MPTTANPPAPVRRGYLADIYTFDWKAFSFRTPLIGVLAIAVCLFVGILCGHPSAGLIAGGGAFTIGFGVNQRIADSRLWPMIAATAAVFLSTMIGMLVGHRGFTLVLAAALWGFIYGILTARAAGISWVGQQSAITLFVASAFPANFHSALLRALLIGGGGALQILITSAFLRLLPELAADLRAIRQTSSDEISHLLNSNFARYRMLVRLRAMPENLLHIPTFPFAIRMCLTIAISAEVYRHLGVQSGYWIPMTALLVQKPAFSETFTRAFLRVGGTLAGAVVSTIFLVHIHPDPYYLATATVFFALWSYATNTVNYGLYTLFLTSYIVFLLSLNSLPGPVIAHRRALCTIAGGFIALIIHVDAIRRLRNRQHTASLEISSQT from the coding sequence ATGCCGACTACTGCCAATCCTCCTGCACCAGTTCGACGCGGCTATCTCGCCGACATCTATACCTTCGACTGGAAGGCGTTCTCCTTTCGCACACCGTTGATCGGCGTCCTCGCCATCGCCGTCTGCCTCTTCGTCGGAATCCTCTGCGGACATCCCTCCGCCGGTCTCATCGCAGGCGGCGGAGCCTTCACCATCGGCTTCGGCGTCAACCAGCGCATCGCCGACTCGCGGCTCTGGCCTATGATCGCCGCCACCGCCGCAGTATTTCTCTCCACCATGATCGGCATGCTCGTAGGGCACCGCGGCTTCACGCTCGTCCTCGCCGCAGCACTCTGGGGATTCATCTACGGCATTCTCACCGCGCGTGCCGCAGGCATCAGTTGGGTCGGGCAGCAATCTGCCATCACTCTCTTCGTAGCCTCCGCCTTCCCTGCCAACTTCCACTCCGCACTGCTGCGCGCTCTGCTGATCGGTGGCGGCGGAGCGCTGCAAATTCTCATCACCAGCGCCTTCCTTCGTCTGCTTCCTGAACTCGCCGCCGACCTTCGCGCCATCCGTCAAACAAGTAGCGACGAGATCAGCCACCTGCTCAACAGCAACTTCGCTCGCTACCGCATGCTTGTGCGTCTTCGCGCGATGCCCGAAAACCTTCTGCACATTCCAACGTTTCCCTTCGCCATTCGCATGTGTCTTACCATTGCGATCTCTGCCGAGGTCTATCGCCATCTCGGCGTCCAGAGCGGCTATTGGATTCCTATGACTGCGCTTCTCGTTCAAAAGCCCGCCTTCTCCGAGACCTTCACCCGCGCCTTTCTGCGCGTAGGCGGAACCCTTGCAGGCGCAGTCGTCTCGACGATCTTTCTCGTTCACATCCACCCTGATCCCTACTATCTCGCCACAGCCACCGTCTTCTTCGCGCTCTGGTCCTACGCCACCAACACCGTCAATTACGGCCTCTATACGCTCTTCCTCACCTCGTACATCGTCTTTCTTCTCTCGCTTAACAGTCTTCCCGGCCCAGTCATCGCACATCGCCGCGCGCTATGCACGATTGCCGGAGGGTTCATCGCACTCATCATTCACGTCGATGCCATTCGCCGCCTCCGCAATCGTCAGCACACTGCTTCGCTCGAAATTTCATCGCAAACCTAG
- a CDS encoding bestrophin-like domain has protein sequence MIFPPYLALLLFPAMLLLLELGRRFRLSRKHPVQSNAVEGAVFALFGLLLAFTFSGAVTRYDAHRQLLTQETNDIGTAYLRLDLLPASSQPALRQLFRDYTTSRLHLFDAVQEEVSPESQRLQREIWRQSVAAASAPGASADATKLLLPALNDMIDITATRQNAFNMHPPVIVFLLLFAFSLGCAFLAGYGMTAVPRNWLYIVALAAAVTLTIYATLEIEFPRQGLIRLTNTDNTLINLRSSMN, from the coding sequence ATGATCTTTCCGCCTTACCTCGCGCTGCTGCTCTTTCCCGCCATGCTCCTTCTGCTGGAGCTTGGCCGCCGCTTTCGCCTCAGCCGAAAGCATCCTGTACAAAGCAACGCAGTCGAAGGCGCAGTCTTTGCTCTCTTCGGCCTTCTACTGGCCTTCACCTTCTCGGGAGCGGTCACCCGCTACGATGCGCATCGCCAGCTACTCACGCAGGAGACCAACGACATCGGCACCGCCTATCTTCGCCTCGATCTTCTTCCTGCATCGTCGCAGCCTGCTCTTCGCCAACTCTTCCGCGACTACACCACCTCACGTCTTCACCTCTTCGATGCTGTCCAAGAAGAGGTCTCGCCGGAGAGCCAACGCCTGCAGCGAGAGATCTGGCGTCAATCCGTCGCCGCGGCATCCGCCCCAGGCGCCAGCGCAGACGCGACCAAACTTCTCCTGCCTGCTCTCAACGACATGATCGACATCACAGCGACTCGTCAGAATGCATTCAACATGCATCCTCCCGTCATCGTCTTTCTGCTTCTCTTTGCCTTCAGCCTTGGCTGTGCCTTTCTCGCCGGTTACGGCATGACCGCCGTTCCGCGAAACTGGCTCTATATCGTTGCGCTCGCCGCTGCGGTCACACTCACCATCTACGCTACGCTCGAGATCGAGTTTCCCCGACAGGGTCTTATCCGCCTTACCAACACGGACAACACTCTCATCAATCTCCGCAGTTCCATGAACTAA
- a CDS encoding PEP-CTERM sorting domain-containing protein — MRKVLSSLAVLAALVAVPAALHATPITGQFSITGASVTDNGSSLTFVPDSINAGAANTLTGDFSSLIAAGESGTITQTINYNPYVANSGVITLTNPDGTTVTYTIATLTETSAAGFDLFSGTGIITTNAAGFDPTEGTLLFSSQGNGTVTFSATAAASPVPEPSTLALLGTGLVGIAGVVKRRLA, encoded by the coding sequence GTGCGTAAAGTTCTTTCTTCTCTCGCAGTCCTTGCCGCTCTCGTAGCGGTTCCCGCGGCGCTCCATGCAACCCCAATCACCGGCCAGTTTTCCATCACCGGTGCCTCGGTTACAGATAACGGATCGTCTCTCACCTTCGTCCCCGATTCGATCAATGCAGGCGCAGCGAACACCCTCACCGGTGACTTCTCCTCTCTGATCGCAGCGGGCGAGTCTGGAACCATCACCCAGACCATCAACTACAACCCCTACGTTGCCAACAGCGGAGTCATCACGTTGACGAACCCCGATGGGACAACGGTCACCTACACCATCGCCACTCTCACCGAGACCAGCGCAGCTGGCTTCGATCTCTTCTCCGGCACAGGCATCATTACCACCAACGCAGCTGGCTTCGATCCAACCGAAGGAACCCTTCTGTTCTCGAGCCAGGGCAACGGCACCGTGACCTTCTCGGCCACAGCAGCCGCATCGCCTGTTCCTGAGCCCTCGACGCTCGCTCTCCTCGGCACCGGCCTCGTCGGTATCGCTGGAGTAGTCAAGCGCCGCTTGGCATAA
- the dprA gene encoding DNA-processing protein DprA, with protein MALTLTPGMGPTRINRAVKALGAAENLFDASLTELEATGMPAQSAQFIFDGKAREIAEDEIHKVTEAGGSILTQQDAAYPDRLREIYDPPAVLWVRGNAELLARPGIAVVGTRHPSPYGTGMAEMLSRDLANRRLVILSGMARGVDTAAHKGAIEAGGKTVAVWGTGIDVIYPKENKKLAENIVASGGTIISEYPLGTFPAPQNFPIRNRILSGMSVGVLVIEAAEYSGTRITARLAMEQNRDVYAVPGNVTNKNAWGPNTLIKQGAKLTATWEDVWEDLPSHIRRQLEDEISAASGGESKITEAASLFSNKPLPEQEQMVLDRLKHDESVQLDDLIEQLEAELGSAEIFTALFELELAGRIRQLPGKNYVRSF; from the coding sequence ATGGCGTTGACGTTGACGCCGGGGATGGGACCGACGCGGATTAACCGGGCAGTGAAGGCTCTGGGCGCGGCGGAAAATCTGTTCGATGCTTCCTTGACCGAGTTGGAGGCGACCGGGATGCCTGCGCAGTCGGCGCAGTTCATCTTCGACGGCAAGGCGCGAGAGATTGCCGAAGACGAGATACACAAGGTAACGGAGGCTGGCGGCAGCATTCTGACCCAGCAGGACGCAGCCTATCCCGACCGGCTGCGAGAGATCTATGATCCGCCGGCGGTGCTGTGGGTTCGGGGTAATGCGGAGCTACTGGCGCGGCCGGGCATTGCTGTGGTGGGAACACGCCACCCTTCGCCCTACGGCACCGGCATGGCAGAGATGCTGTCGCGCGATCTGGCCAACCGGAGACTGGTGATCCTGAGCGGCATGGCTCGCGGGGTCGACACGGCGGCGCATAAGGGAGCGATTGAGGCGGGTGGCAAGACGGTTGCGGTTTGGGGAACAGGAATCGACGTCATCTATCCGAAGGAAAATAAAAAACTGGCAGAGAATATCGTCGCGTCGGGCGGAACGATCATCAGCGAGTACCCGCTGGGAACATTTCCGGCTCCACAGAATTTCCCGATTCGGAACCGAATCTTGAGTGGCATGAGCGTGGGTGTGCTGGTCATTGAGGCGGCGGAGTACAGTGGAACCCGCATCACGGCCCGGCTGGCGATGGAGCAGAATCGCGATGTCTATGCTGTTCCCGGCAACGTAACGAACAAAAACGCCTGGGGGCCTAACACATTGATAAAGCAGGGGGCTAAGCTTACGGCGACGTGGGAGGATGTATGGGAAGATTTGCCGTCACACATAAGGCGGCAATTGGAAGATGAGATAAGCGCCGCATCGGGTGGTGAATCGAAAATCACGGAGGCTGCATCTCTATTTAGCAATAAGCCGCTGCCGGAGCAGGAACAGATGGTTCTGGACCGGCTTAAACACGATGAGTCGGTGCAACTGGATGACTTAATTGAGCAGCTGGAGGCGGAGTTGGGGTCTGCTGAGATCTTTACGGCGCTGTTCGAACTGGAGCTTGCCGGTCGCATTCGGCAGCTACCGGGCAAGAACTATGTGCGGTCGTTCTGA
- a CDS encoding menaquinone biosynthetic enzyme MqnA/MqnD family protein — translation MPKSSHPVRVAAINFLNPAPLMWDFEHPPLAAKLAERYTLHYTRPALCADELLAARADLGLIPIASLTPDLAIVPGCTIASLDRVRSIQLIVKLKDGKQPHALKAVRTIAADTASRSSLAYTEILFRKFLGTQPAFIQHPADPIAMLEQADAALLIGDPALLALEARDQIEQAIGPCQWIDLAHEWTTRTGLPWVAAVWAVRPEALSLGHISPAEITDELTTSRDHGLAHIEDLVRQWTPRIAIPAETIRHYLTENIHYTLTSDCIEAMKLFRRYAAEIDALPPLPEPRFL, via the coding sequence TTGCCCAAATCATCCCATCCCGTTCGCGTAGCCGCCATCAACTTCCTCAACCCCGCACCTCTCATGTGGGACTTCGAGCACCCACCTCTGGCAGCAAAGCTAGCCGAGCGCTACACGCTCCACTACACCAGGCCCGCACTCTGCGCCGATGAGCTGCTCGCGGCCCGTGCCGATCTTGGCCTCATCCCTATCGCCTCACTTACGCCTGATCTCGCCATCGTTCCCGGCTGCACCATCGCATCGCTCGATCGCGTGCGCTCTATCCAACTCATCGTTAAATTAAAAGACGGGAAGCAGCCGCACGCTCTCAAGGCAGTCCGCACCATCGCCGCCGACACCGCCTCGCGCAGCTCGCTGGCCTATACCGAGATCCTCTTCCGCAAGTTCCTGGGCACGCAGCCCGCGTTTATCCAACACCCAGCCGACCCCATCGCCATGCTCGAGCAAGCTGACGCGGCCCTGCTGATCGGCGATCCTGCCCTACTGGCGCTTGAAGCTCGCGATCAAATCGAGCAAGCCATCGGCCCCTGCCAGTGGATCGACCTCGCTCATGAGTGGACCACCCGCACCGGCCTGCCCTGGGTCGCCGCCGTCTGGGCGGTTCGGCCCGAAGCCCTCAGCCTCGGACACATCAGCCCCGCTGAAATCACCGACGAACTCACCACCTCACGCGATCACGGCCTCGCCCATATCGAAGACCTCGTGCGCCAGTGGACGCCGCGCATCGCTATCCCGGCTGAAACCATCCGTCACTACCTCACCGAAAACATCCACTACACCCTCACCTCGGACTGCATCGAGGCTATGAAACTGTTTCGTCGCTACGCCGCCGAGATCGACGCACTTCCACCGCTCCCTGAACCCCGCTTTCTGTAG